A DNA window from Oncorhynchus tshawytscha isolate Ot180627B linkage group LG13, Otsh_v2.0, whole genome shotgun sequence contains the following coding sequences:
- the LOC112266065 gene encoding uncharacterized protein LOC112266065 isoform X4, translating to MASSESACRGSCTSVNTVCSDSDRTASLSSSASSASLQDVHSSSSSSLPYGAVPAYPSSPQRNGSDISLDLTPLSLLPAGVSPATAASPPKLSRLERVALEIVETEQAYVRDLKSIVEDYLGCIIDCGDLPLKPEEVSTLFCNIEDIYEFNSELLEDLERSPHAAAIAECFVERSEAFDIYTLYCMNYPNSVAVLRDCMKNKSLVGFFQERQTTLCHSLPLETYLLKPVQRILKYHLLLQELAKHFDKSDPGYEVVEDAIITMTAVAWYINDMKRKQEHAIRLQEIESLLTNWTGPDLNGFGELVLEGSFRVQRVKKERAFFLFDKMLLIAKKRLELFIYSTHIFCCNLLLVETMKDPLCFKVSDQTIPKQQHIVQTKNQEEKRLWLHYLKRLIVENHLASLPQKARQVLGDNFCQSPQFDQDHFKKSSPRCNEYHRGRRQSEPPEFIYTPEKAKKSLPLLLEGNLSYRRGRRQSAPTKDFETAFHGESVSTKAGSEGELCPGADSLGYSGSTKTLASSVMEVEAEAERPDPCLGLEDEDLSPLSLPPTLSITEEIMQFINQSRVREGMAELKHDIVWDSPLDESLEDQTTEPPPCPVAQQGNDQPQPSPTEETYKSQDPHPNSPEEITVQLEGSRTKMEDQTLPPRLSSESSEEGGCEGGESTPLPSDVKEEMPQEESTSAKETETVEERTASEVEDEQTVKTATPLSPVSLPDKREREKELCFDLPNEDKPSEAPISHLSVPEDTVQSPLAPKKETQLTKSDRQIIEKIRSYYEAAEAEAGDAGEGDSIPTPRRNSFSLIIPTGLVKDSVSRFAVFGHQDSLCDSESGRSDGGAEPEPELELPDQGEGALNPDCSSTYAAGSQEDHSQEPGQGEPAVEECSRFEPGSELLPYKELMKEWKEKEKVGAAVSTELTDINKEPSGSDEAAKVITEDQQVINGHGPSPSDLDSEPKEAQKDSTDPPLTGLHDSKTAPVSQAGLGRIRDRSSLTGNLEGLPSQIKVGRWSRHCKMVSSSQTLYEGAAVADVAGIGLFEASPGDPCLVENSERILSKVQMLARMYSAKASIMKVPLHHKRVCVGRAPWTGTTRHSVPPQAQPPQQHQEEKITVKRAQSHSTGCQEITSVSSEPQLFGHVLVSEQLSRTYRQQENSYVLAGPRDSVSNLGSTSITSPPSSPLTTPPKNPQVGPEEVVTTAVEGKLMENQSEEVISEAEMQRPHSKKGFPVQEGPIQGVRIEVPADGHPGTPEMSVNLSRTQAEQTGHHLYSIREDPSLGTANSLAGPCGNKDRSPGVGAAEELMKTIQQQAPTEPETSQLVKPDEDNLNTKIMSPYVASGAERGSSPQVAPRHQSKAESTKEKTRDATLDDRDVSPASSKISPHSSDTSPTQQRSISGLTEGSNPLVRHPTQSPMTEPMQATHTSGQRVKESQGPEDSKEKEGGMVPHPWSSLQSPAPIPPPGVQSSDCLPKFTGQRPPNLHLPTSMGRRSLPINWNGSNNATLPSQRLPPAPVTSREPGQDPSAPSIHASGLSPIRQPSSQSSLERSATLPPGIGHPMDAKPPSAFSPSLHHRSPSPIRGLSCSSPTPSALTKSLAAFCISQSISQSLAKNNARLQDQATPSPGSPAPLAPAPTASPLRMRSPSPKLTSGPSGPPLSPPSPLRSTSLRSSPCASPSPALSPSPYRSQHSVSPAPPVSLHNTASSSASPRPRPVALAQPRHIGLNGNSNNNNNTTNGGLAVNHRKPPLASTNSIPHPHDSHWSGSAHTSNRVARPFSASEPSSRVQSPSPSPSPFSRICSPPPVQNHTGPLMNKPPNPRSTRPGGASPFNHLGLSLELPRTSSACSSGITSPRITSPPPIGVPANVWGVAAPQPRHAKLAFPSSSIASPTWRGGLSPSPSIQRSYSTTSPPPSGFSSCSPTPSQNLRRTKGSSLPFLSLADRPPSPVRNGRRSWVESGRRRAVGAEQESGLMSPRGGSYSNSDSYSGSNSGSPSCLSPCTLSPVRLAPGKSNHGGQHFTSIAWPDVRELLTKYDSGDSPDRSATTSPVWPQDEWGDPDLGEDSCRSHLICAYVPRASPAPDMGAPIQCPHRSEPKPEDASSMQAAKRTLKTSYATTVNLQIAGSGRITSFSNTQVSLSQTLAPVVDSQGRRRVSINACNLTLPVPQNCNRL from the exons gactacCTGGGTTGCATCATTGACTGTGGGGACCTGCCACTCAAGCCGGAAGAAGTCAGCACTCTGTTCTGCAACATTGAGGACATCTATGAGTTCAACAG TGAGCTTCTGGAGGACCTGGAGAGGAGTCCTCATGCGGCTGCCATCGCCGAATGCTTCGTTGAGAGG AGCGAAGCCTTCGACATATATACCCTCTACTGTATGAACTACCCCAa CTCGGTGGCTGTTCTGAGGGACTGCATGAAGAACAAGAGCCTGGTGGGCTTCTTCCAGGAGAGGCAGACCACCCTGTGCCACTCCCTGCCCCTGGAGACCTACCTTTTGAAGCCAGTGCAGAGGATCCTCAAGTACCACCTCCTGTTGCAG GAGCTGGCCAAACACTTTGATAAAAGTGACCCTGGCTACGAGGTGGTGGAGGATGCCATCATCACCATGACAGCTGTGGCCTGGTACATCAACGACATGAAGAGGAAGCAGGAGCACGCCATCAGGCTGCAG GAGATTGAGAGCTTGTTGACCAACTGGACAGGTCCAGACCTGAATGGCTTTGGGGAGCTGGTGTTGGAGGGCTCCTTCAGGGTCCAACGGGTCAAGAAGGAGAGGGCATTCTTCCTCTTCGACAAGATGCTGCTTATCGCTAAAAAGAGGCTGGAGCTTTTCATCTACAGCACCCATATATTT TGCTGTAATCTACTTCTGGTAGAAACCATGAAGGACCCCCTGTGTTTTAAGGTGTCCGATCAGACCATCCCCAAACAGCAGCACATTGTACAG ACCAAAAACCAGGAGGAGAAACGCCTTTGGCTGCACTATCTCAAGAGACTGATAGTGGAGAACCATCTTGCCTCTCTACCCCAGAAG GCAAGGCAGGTACTCGGTGACAACTTCTGTCAAT CTCCTCAGTTTGATCAGGATCATTTTAAAAAGTCATCTCCAAGATGCAATGAATACCATCGAGGAAGACGCCAATCAG agccCCCAGAGTTCATCTACACCCCAGAGAAGGCCAAGAAGAGCCTTCCCCTGCTTCTGGAGGGGAACCTGTCCTACCGCCGCGGCAGGAGGCAGTCTG CTCCAACTAAAGACTTCGAAACAGCATTTCATGGTGAGAGTG TCTCTACAAAG GCTGGCAGCGAGGGTGAGCTGTGTCCTGGGGCAGATAGCCTGGGATACTCAGGCAGCACCAAAACCCTGGCCTCCTCTGTGATGGAGGTGGAAGCTGAGGCAGAGCGGCCGGACCCCTGCCTGGGCCTGGAAGATGAGGATCTATCCCCCCTGAGCCTCCCGCCCACCCTCTCCATCACCGAGGAGATCATGCAGTTCATTAACCAGAGCCGCGTGCGAGAGGGAATGGCCGAACTCAAGCATGACATAGTATGG GATTCACCCCTGGATGAGTCTCTGGAGGACCAAACAACTGAGCCACCTCCATGTCCAGTTGCTCAGCAAGGAAATGACCAGCCGCAGCCTTCCCCTACAGAGGAGACTTACAAGTCGCAAGACCCGCATCCCAATAGTCCAGAGGAGATAACAGTGCAACTGGAGGGGAGCAGAACCAAAATGGAAGACCAAACTCTTCCACCCCGTCTGTCCAGTGAGTCCTCAGAGGAGGGAGGTTGTGAAGGTGGAGAGTCAACACCTTTGCCATCTGATGTCAAAGAGGAGATGCCTCAGGAGGAGAGCACATCAGCCAAAGAAACCGAGACAGTTGAGGAAAGAACTGCATCAGAGGTGGAGGACGAGCAAACGGTCAAAACCgcgacacctctctctcctgtaagCCTCCCTGacaaaagggagagggagaaagaactcTGCTTTGACCTCCCCAACGAGGACAAACCCTCAGAAGCTCCAATCTCTCATCTCTCCGTCCCAGAGGACACTGTACAGAGCCCTCTGGCGCCCAAGAAAGAGACCCAGCTCACCAAGTCCGACAGGCAGATCATCGAGAAGATCCGCAGCTACTACGAGGCAGCTGAGGCCGAGGCAGGAGATGCAGGAGAAGGTGACAGCATCCCCACCCCCAGGAGAAACAGCTTCTCCCTCATCATCCCCACCGGCCTGGTCAAAGACTCTGTGTCCCGCTTTGCTGTCTTTGGCCACCAGGACAGCTTGTGTGACTCGGAGAGCGGGCGCTCCGATGGGGGGGCAGAACCAGAGCCTGAGTTAGAGCTGCCTGACCAGGGAGAGGGAGCCCTCAATCCAGACTGTTCCTCCACTTATGCTGCTGGTTCCCAGGAAGATCACAGCCAGGAACCAGGTCAGGGTGAGCCTGCTGTGGAGGAATGTAGCAGGTTTGAGCCAGGGAGCGAGCTCCTCCCCTACAAAGAGTTGATGAAGGagtggaaagagaaggagaaagtagGAGCCGCTGTTAGTACAGAGTTAACAGACATAAACAAAGAGCCCTCAGGCAGTGATGAAGCAGCCAAAGTGATCACAGAAGACCAGCAAGTAATCAACGGCCACGGACCAAGTCCAAGTGATCTGGACTCAGAACCTAAAGAGGCCCAGAAAGACTCCACTGACCCTCCACTTACAGGCCTCCACGACAGTAAGACCGCCCCAGTGTCCCAGGCTGGGTTGGGTAGAATCAGAGACAGGAGCTCCCTCACTGGGAACCTAGAGGGCCTACCCAGCCAGATCAAGGTGGGCCGCTGGTCCCGCCACTGTAAGATGGTGTCCTCCAGCCAGACCCTGTACGAGGGGGCAGCAGTCGCAGACGTGGCAGGGATAGGCCTGTTCGAGGCCAGCCCCGGTGATCCATGTCTGGTGGAGAACTCGGAGAGGATCCTCAGTAAGGTTCAAATGCTGGCTCGCATGTACAGCGCCAAGGCCAGCATCATGAAGGTGCCTCTTCACCAcaagagggtgtgtgtgggtcGTGCACCGTGGACCGGCACCACCAGGCACAGCGTCCCTCCTCAGGCCCAGCCGCCACAGCAGCATCAGGAGGAGAAGATTACAGTAAAGAGAGCTCAGAGCCATTCCACTG GTTGCCAGGAGATTACTTCAGTCTCCTCAGAACCCCAGCTCTTTGGCCACGTCCTTGTCAGTGAACAGCTGTCCCGCACCTACCGCCAGCAGGAGAATAGCTACGTCCTGGCCGGACCCAGGGACAGTGTTTCCAACCTGGGATCCACGTCCAttacctctccaccctcctcccctctgacCACCCCACCAAAAAACCCTCAGGTTGGGCCTGAGGAGGTAGTGACGACTGCTGTGGAGGGGAAGCTTATGGAGAACCAGTCTGAGGAAGTCATCTCAGAAGCTGAGATGCAGAGGCCTCACTCCAAGAAGGGCTTCCCAGTCCAGGAAGGCCCCATCCAAGGGGTAAGGATTGAGGTTCCAGCTGATGGTCATCCAGGGACCCCAGAGATGTCTGTGAATCTCAGCAGGACTCAGGCAGAGCAGACAGGACATCATCTGTACTCCATCAGGGAAGATCCTTCTCTGGGGACAGCAAACTCTTTAGCAGGCCCATGTGGGAACAAGGACAGGTCTCCAGGGGTTGGCGCTGCAGAGGAACTGATGAAGACCATCCAACAGCAGGCTCCAACTGAACCAGAGACAAGCCAGTTGGTGAAGCCAGACGAAGACAATTTAAACACCAAGATAATGTCGCCTTATGTGGCCAgtggggctgagagagggagttCACCCCAGGTGGCCCCTCGTCATCAAAGTAAAGCTGAATCCACCAAAGAGAAAACACGAGATGCCACTCTAGATGATCGGGATGTTTCGCCTGCATCGTCAAAGATTTCCCCTCACAGCTCCGACACGTCTCCCACACAACAGAGGTCCATCTCTGGACTAACTGAGGGGTCAAACCCCTTAGTGCGGCATCCCACTCAGTCACCTATGACTGAACCCATGCAAGCAACACATACATCTGGTCAGAGAGTCAAGGAGAGTCAAGGCCCAGAGGATTCCAAAGAAAAAGAGGGGGGCATGGTTCCCCATCCGTGGTCATCGCTCCAAAGCCCGGCGCCTATACCTCCACCAGGGGTGCAGTCCTCTGACTGTCTGCCTAAGTTCACCGGCCAAAGACCACCCAACCTGCACCTGCCCACTAGCATGGGTAGAAGGAGCCTTCCTATCAATTGGAACGGATCAAACAACGCCACACTCCCCAGCCAAAG ACTACCACCGGCTCCAGTGACGTCCAGAGAGCCAGGACAGGATCCTTCAGCCCCATCCATCCATGCCTCTGGGTTGTCCCCCATCAGACAGCCTTCCTCCCAGTCTTCACTGGAGAGATCAGCCACCCTGCCTCCAGGTATTGGCCATCCCATGGATGCCAAGCCCCCCTCCGCCTTCAGCCCCAGTCTCCACCatcgctctccctctccaatcaggggactctcctgctcctctcccaccccttctGCCTTGACCAAGTCCCTGGCCGCCTTCTGCATCAGCCAGTCCATCAGCCAGAGTCTGGCCAAGAACAACGCTCGCCTCCAGGACCAGGCCACCCCTTCCCCAGGTAGTCCAGCCCCTCTGGCTCCCGCTCCCACTGCATCCCCACTCAGGATGAGGTCTCCCTCCCCCAAACTCACCTCTGGCCCTAGTGGCCCCCCTCTGAGTCCCCCTTCCCCACTCCGGTCTACTTCACTTCGCTCCAGCCCATGCgcatccccatccccagccctgtcCCCCTCACCATACCGCAGCCAGCACTCAGTCTCCCCAGCCCCCCCAGTCAGCCTGCATAACACCgcctcttcctctgcctcccCCCGGCCCAGGCCTGTTGCCCTAGCCCAGCCACGTCATATTGGTTTGAATGgaaatagcaacaacaacaacaacaccactaaCGGAGGATTGGCCGTGAATCACCGGAAGCCACCGTTAGCGAGTACCAATAGTATACCCCATCCCCATGATTCTCACTGGAGTGGTTCTGCTCACACTTCCAACAGAGTGGCAAGGCCCTTCTCTGCCTCGGAGCCCAGCTCACGAGTgcagtccccctctccctccccatctccattCAGCAGGATCTGCTCCCCACCCCCTGTCCAGAATCATACAGGCCCTCTGATGAACAAGCCCCCCAACCCTAGAAGCACCCGGCCCGGAGGGGCTAGCCCCTTCAACCACCTGGGCCTCTCCCTGGAGCTCCCCAGGACCTCCTCAGCCTGCTCCTCAGGCATCACCTCCCCTCGTATTACCTCCCCACCGCCCATCGGGGTTCCTGCCAATGTGTGGGGAGTCGCCGCTCCTCAGCCGCGGCATGCCAAATTGGcattcccttcctcctccatagCCTCACCCACATGGAGAGGTGGcttatccccctccccctccattcagAGAAGCTACAgcaccacctcccctcccccatctggTTTCTCCTCATGCTCTCCAACCCCTTCTCAGAACCTGCGGAGGACCAAGGGGAGCAGCCTGCCCTTCCTCAGCCTGGCTGACCGACCACCCAGCCCAGtcaggaatgggagaaggtcatgggTAGAGAGCGGAAGGCGCAGGGCGGTGGGTGCGGAGCAGGAATCTGGGCTGATGAGTCCCCGAGGGGGATCCTACTCCAACAGTGACTCCTACAGCGGCTCCAACAGCGGCTCCCCATCCTGCCTCAGCCCCTGCACCTTGTCCCCTGTCAGACTGGCCCCTGGGAAGAGCAACCACGGCGGGCAACACTTCACCAGCATTGCCTGGCCCGACGTACGAGAACTCCTGACCAAGTATGACAGTGGAGACAGCCCTGACCGGAGCGCTACGACTTCCCCTGTCTGGCCTCAGGATGAGTGGGGTGACCCAGACCTTGGGGAGGACAGTTGCCGGAGCCACCTGATCTGTGCCTATGTGCCTCGGGCCTCCCCAGCCCCAGACATGGGCGCACCCATCCAGTGCCCTCACAGGAGTGAGCCAAAGCCAGAGGACGCCTCCTCAATGCAGGCAGCCAAAAGGACTCTAAAGACTAGCTATGCTACCACTGTGAACCTGCAGATTGCTGGCAGTGGGCGAATCACTTCCTTCAGCAACACCCAGGTGAGCTTGAGCCAGACCTTAGCCCCTGTGGTAGACAGCCAGGGCAGACGGAGAGTCAGCATCAATGCCTGCAACCTCACTCTTCCTGTTCCCCAGAACTGCAACAGGCTGTGA